A genomic region of Alnus glutinosa chromosome 11, dhAlnGlut1.1, whole genome shotgun sequence contains the following coding sequences:
- the LOC133881853 gene encoding CDPK-related protein kinase-like isoform X1, translating to MGGCTSKPQKPNPYASREDPNGENGPSHHTSNSPPPQLPPLTPGNDAVAGKRSRFFPFYSPSPSPSPAHFLKSVTSTPRRLFRRPFPPPSPAKHIKSLLLRRQGLRTKASADAIPEEGDEEGGGVELDKRFGFSKEFTSRLEVGEEVGRGHFGYTCSARFKKGELKGHQVAVKVIPKAKMTSAIAIEDVRREVKILRALTGHDNLVQFYDVFEDQDNVYIVMELCEGGELLDRILSRGGKYSEDEAKAVMVQILNVVAFCHLQGVVHRDLKPENFLYTSKDENSKLKAIDFGLSDFVKPDERLNDIVGSAYYVAPEVLHRSYSTEADVWSIGVIAYILLCGSRPFWARTESGIFRAVLKADPSFDEAPWPSLSSEAKDFVKRLLNKDPRKRMTAAQALSHPWIRTYSDVKVPLDILIFRLMKVYMRSSPLRKAALRALSKTLTVDELFYLKEQFALLERNKNGTITLDNIRTALMKNATDAMKESRITDFLPSLNALQYRRMDFEEFCAAASSVHQLEALDRWEQRARCAYELFDKDGNRAIVIEELASELGLGPSIPVHAVLNDWIRHTDGKLSFLGFVKLLHGVSTRTLAKAQ from the exons ATGGGCGGCTGCACCTCCAAGCCACAAAAGCCCAACCCCTACGCTTCCAGGGAAGACCCGAATGGCGAAAACGGCCCCTCCCACCACACCTCCAATTCACCGCCACCACAACTCCCTCCTCTCACCCCCGGAAACGACGCGGTCGCCGGCAAAAGGTCCCGGTTCTTCCCCTTCTACAGCCCCAGCCCCAGCCCCAGCCCGGCCCACTTCCTCAAGAGCGTGACCTCGACGCCGAGGCGGTTATTCCGGCGTCCGTTCCCGCCGCCGTCTCCAGCGAAGCACATAAAGTCCTTGCTCTTGCGGCGGCAGGGACTCAGAACGAAGGCCTCTGCGGATGCGATACCGGAGGAGGGGGATGAGGAGGGTGGTGGGGTGGAGCTGGACAAGCGGTTCGGGTTCTCCAAGGAGTTCACGAGTCGGTTGGAGGTCGGAGAAGAGGTTGGGAGAGGCCACTTTGGCTACACTTGCTCCGCCAGGTTCAAGAAGGGCGAGCTCAAGGGCCACCAGGTCGCTGTCAAGGTCATCCCCAAAGCCAAG ATGACATCAGCAATTGCGATTGAGGATGTGCGAAGGGAGGTGAAAATATTGCGAGCCTTGACGGGACATGACAATCTAGTACAATTCTATGATGTATTTGAAGACCAAGATAATGTCTACATAGTAATGGA GTTATGTGAAGGAGGGGAGCTTCTAGACAGAATACTTTCAAG GGGTGGAAAATACTCAGAAGATGAGGCAAAGGCTGTCATGGTACAGATACTGAATGTGGTTGCATTTTGTCATCTTCAGGGTGTGGTGCATCGAGATCTTAAACCAGAG aattttttgtatacttctaaGGATGAGAACTCCAAGTTGAAAGCCATAGACTTTGGCTTATCAGATTTTGTTAAGCCAG ATGAAAGGCTTAATGACATTGTCGGAAGTGCATATTACGTTGCGCCTGAAGTCCTACATAGGTCTTATAGTACAGAGGCTGATGTATGGAGCATAGGCGTAATAGCTTATATTCTATTATGCGGTAGTCGGCCATTTTGGGCTAGGACTGAATCTGGAATTTTTCGGGCGGTCTTGAAAGCTGATCCAAGTTTTGATGAAGCACCTTGGCCTTCTTTATCTTCAGAAGCAAAGGACTTTGTCAAGCGCCTGTTAAATAAGGACCCGAGAAAACGAATGACAGCTGCTCAGGCGCTAA GTCATCCTTGGATCCGAACTTATAGTGATGTAAAAGTCCCTCTTGACATATTAATATTTAGGCTTATGAAGGTTTATATGCGATCGTCACCCTTGCGTAAGGCTGCTTTAAGG GCCTTGTCTAAGACATTGACTGTAGATGAACTATTTTATCTGAAGGAGCAATTTGCTCTATTGGAGCGGAACAAAAATGGCACCATAACCTTAGACAATATTAGGACg GCCTTGATGAAAAATGCAACAGATGCAATGAAGGAGTCTCGCATCACTGATTTTCTTCCATCG CTGAATGCACTTCAATACAGAAGAATGGATTTTGAAGAGTTTTGTGCAGCTGCATCAAGTGTGCATCAGCTGGAGGCACTTGATCGCTGGGAACAGCGTGCCCGTTGTGCATACGAACTTTTCGACAAGGATGGTAACAGGGCGATTGTCATTGAAGAACTTGCTTCA GAGCTTGGCCTTGGTCCCTCCATTCCCGTTCATGCTGTTCTTAACGACTGGATTAGGCACACCGACGGGAAGTTAAGCTTTCTCGGGTTCGTCAAATTGCTGCACGGCGTATCTACCCGAACCCTTGCAAAGGCTCAATGA
- the LOC133881853 gene encoding CDPK-related kinase 5-like isoform X2 encodes MGGCTSKPQKPNPYASREDPNGENGPSHHTSNSPPPQLPPLTPGNDAVAGKRSRFFPFYSPSPSPSPAHFLKSVTSTPRRLFRRPFPPPSPAKHIKSLLLRRQGLRTKASADAIPEEGDEEGGGVELDKRFGFSKEFTSRLEVGEEVGRGHFGYTCSARFKKGELKGHQVAVKVIPKAKMTSAIAIEDVRREVKILRALTGHDNLVQFYDVFEDQDNVYIVMELCEGGELLDRILSRGGKYSEDEAKAVMVQILNVVAFCHLQGVVHRDLKPENFLYTSKDENSKLKAIDFGLSDFVKPDERLNDIVGSAYYVAPEVLHRSYSTEADVWSIGVIAYILLCGSRPFWARTESGIFRAVLKADPSFDEAPWPSLSSEAKDFVKRLLNKDPRKRMTAAQALSHPWIRTYSDALSKTLTVDELFYLKEQFALLERNKNGTITLDNIRTALMKNATDAMKESRITDFLPSLNALQYRRMDFEEFCAAASSVHQLEALDRWEQRARCAYELFDKDGNRAIVIEELASELGLGPSIPVHAVLNDWIRHTDGKLSFLGFVKLLHGVSTRTLAKAQ; translated from the exons ATGGGCGGCTGCACCTCCAAGCCACAAAAGCCCAACCCCTACGCTTCCAGGGAAGACCCGAATGGCGAAAACGGCCCCTCCCACCACACCTCCAATTCACCGCCACCACAACTCCCTCCTCTCACCCCCGGAAACGACGCGGTCGCCGGCAAAAGGTCCCGGTTCTTCCCCTTCTACAGCCCCAGCCCCAGCCCCAGCCCGGCCCACTTCCTCAAGAGCGTGACCTCGACGCCGAGGCGGTTATTCCGGCGTCCGTTCCCGCCGCCGTCTCCAGCGAAGCACATAAAGTCCTTGCTCTTGCGGCGGCAGGGACTCAGAACGAAGGCCTCTGCGGATGCGATACCGGAGGAGGGGGATGAGGAGGGTGGTGGGGTGGAGCTGGACAAGCGGTTCGGGTTCTCCAAGGAGTTCACGAGTCGGTTGGAGGTCGGAGAAGAGGTTGGGAGAGGCCACTTTGGCTACACTTGCTCCGCCAGGTTCAAGAAGGGCGAGCTCAAGGGCCACCAGGTCGCTGTCAAGGTCATCCCCAAAGCCAAG ATGACATCAGCAATTGCGATTGAGGATGTGCGAAGGGAGGTGAAAATATTGCGAGCCTTGACGGGACATGACAATCTAGTACAATTCTATGATGTATTTGAAGACCAAGATAATGTCTACATAGTAATGGA GTTATGTGAAGGAGGGGAGCTTCTAGACAGAATACTTTCAAG GGGTGGAAAATACTCAGAAGATGAGGCAAAGGCTGTCATGGTACAGATACTGAATGTGGTTGCATTTTGTCATCTTCAGGGTGTGGTGCATCGAGATCTTAAACCAGAG aattttttgtatacttctaaGGATGAGAACTCCAAGTTGAAAGCCATAGACTTTGGCTTATCAGATTTTGTTAAGCCAG ATGAAAGGCTTAATGACATTGTCGGAAGTGCATATTACGTTGCGCCTGAAGTCCTACATAGGTCTTATAGTACAGAGGCTGATGTATGGAGCATAGGCGTAATAGCTTATATTCTATTATGCGGTAGTCGGCCATTTTGGGCTAGGACTGAATCTGGAATTTTTCGGGCGGTCTTGAAAGCTGATCCAAGTTTTGATGAAGCACCTTGGCCTTCTTTATCTTCAGAAGCAAAGGACTTTGTCAAGCGCCTGTTAAATAAGGACCCGAGAAAACGAATGACAGCTGCTCAGGCGCTAA GTCATCCTTGGATCCGAACTTATAGTGAT GCCTTGTCTAAGACATTGACTGTAGATGAACTATTTTATCTGAAGGAGCAATTTGCTCTATTGGAGCGGAACAAAAATGGCACCATAACCTTAGACAATATTAGGACg GCCTTGATGAAAAATGCAACAGATGCAATGAAGGAGTCTCGCATCACTGATTTTCTTCCATCG CTGAATGCACTTCAATACAGAAGAATGGATTTTGAAGAGTTTTGTGCAGCTGCATCAAGTGTGCATCAGCTGGAGGCACTTGATCGCTGGGAACAGCGTGCCCGTTGTGCATACGAACTTTTCGACAAGGATGGTAACAGGGCGATTGTCATTGAAGAACTTGCTTCA GAGCTTGGCCTTGGTCCCTCCATTCCCGTTCATGCTGTTCTTAACGACTGGATTAGGCACACCGACGGGAAGTTAAGCTTTCTCGGGTTCGTCAAATTGCTGCACGGCGTATCTACCCGAACCCTTGCAAAGGCTCAATGA
- the LOC133880854 gene encoding pentatricopeptide repeat-containing protein At5g39710: MPFLKPQIHRALSSRCSASDALLADKAITYLKRHTHQLNSLSSHFTPEAASYLLLKAQFDQTLTLNFLNWAKPHCFFSFHCKCLSLHILTRFKLYKTAQTLAEDVAVNTVDDTGDLVFHCLKDSYHSCNSSSAVFDLVVKSYSRVNLIDKALNIVNLAKSHGFMPGTLSYNAILDAVIRAKRSVKFAEEVFVEMIRLGVSPNVYTFNILIRGFCGAGNLEMGLRFFSEMERNGCLPNVVTYNTLIDAYCKLGRVDEAFQLLRSMALKGLEPNLISYNVVINGLCREGRMKETSQVLEEMSKKGLVCDEVTFNTLINGYCKEGNFHQALVLHAEMVRNGLSPNVVTYTALINNMCKAKNLNRAMEFFDQMHVRGLRPNERTYTTLIDGFSQEGFLSEAYRVLDEMTKRGFSPSIVTYNALINGHCILGSMDEARGVIEDMVEKGLAPDVVSYSTIISGFCRHGEVEKAFQMKLEMVEKGLLPDSITYSTLIQGLCQQRRLVEACDLYQDMLNMGPRPDEFTYTTLINAYCVEGDLHKALHLHDEMIQKGFLPDAVSYSVLINGLNKQARTREAKRLLLKLFYEESVPNDVTYDTLIENCSNIEFKGVVGLVKGFCTKGMMNEADQVFQSMLQKNHKPDEAVYNVIIHGHSRSGNVQKAYNLYKEMLNSGFVPHTVTVIALVKALFMQGMNEELSQVIVNILRSCRLTDAELAKVLVEINLKEGNMDAVFNVLTEMAKDGLLPNGGRTAYAGG, translated from the coding sequence ATGCCCTTCCTGAAACCCCAAATTCACCGTGCACTCTCTTCACGCTGCTCTGCCTCCGACGCCCTCCTCGCTGACAAAGCGATCACGTACCTCAAACGCCACACCCACCAACTCAACTCTCTCTCTTCCCATTTCACCCCTGAAGCGGCCTCCTATTTACTCCTCAAGGCCCAGTTcgaccaaaccctaaccctgaatTTCCTCAACTGGGCCAAACCCCACTGCTTCTTCAGCTTCCATTGCAAGTGCCTCTCCCTCCACATTCTCACCCGCTTCAAGCTCTACAAGACCGCCCAGACCCTCGCCGAGGACGTAGCCGTTAATACCGTCGACGACACTGGCGATTTGGTCTTTCACTGCCTGAAGGACTCGTACCATTCCTGCAACTCCAGCTCGGCGGTCTTCGACTTGGTGGTAAAGTCCTATTCCCGCGTGAATTTGATTGATAAGGCTTTGAACATTGTCAATTTAGCGAAAAGTCACGGTTTTATGCCCGGTACTTTGTCGTATAATGCAATTCTCGATGCAGTCATTAGGGCAAAACGGTCGGTTAAGTTTGCAGAGGAGGTGTTTGTTGAAATGATTAGGTTGGGAGTGTCGCCGAATGTGTAtacttttaatattttgattagAGGTTTTTGTGGGGCGGGGAATTTGGAAATGGGTTTAAGATTTTTCAGCGAAATGGAGAGGAATGGGTGTTTGCCGAATGTGGTTACGTATAATACGTTGATTGATGCGTATTGCAAGTTGGGAAGGGTTGATGAGGCGTTCCAGTTGTTAAGGTCGATGGCATTGAAGGGCTTGGAGCCAAATTTGATTTCATATAATGTGGTGATCAATGGGTTGTGTAGAGAGGGGAGGATGAAGGAGACGAGTCAGGTTCTTGAGGAGATGAGTAAGAAGGGTTTAGTTTGCGACGAGGTGACATTTAATACACTTATCAATGGTTATTGCAAGGAAGGTAATTTTCACCAAGCACTTGTTCTGCATGCGGAGATGGTGAGGAATGGATTGTCTCCAAATGTTGTTACTTATACAGCATTGATTAATAATATGTGTAAGGCTAAGAATTTAAATCGGGCAATGGAGTTTTTTGATCAGATGCATGTTAGAGGACTTAGACCAAATGAGAGGACATATACGACATTGATTGATGGGTTCTCCCAGGAGGGCTTCTTAAGTGAAGCTTACCGGGTTCTAGATGAAATGACCAAGAGAGGATTCTCACCTTCGATTGTGACTTACAATGCCCTTATTAATGGACACTGCATTTTGGGGAGTATGGACGAGGCCCGAGGAGTGATAGAAGATATGGTGGAGAAAGGGTTGGCTCCAGATGTGGTAAGTTATAGTACTATCATATCTGGCTTTTGCCGACATGGGGAGGTAGAGAAGGCATTTCAAATGAAGCTGGAGATGGTTGAGAAGGGTCTTTTACCTGATTCCATTACCTACTCAACACTTATTCAAGGTCTCTGCCAGCAAAGGAGACTGGTTGAAGCTTGTGATCTTTACCAAGATATGTTGAATATGGGTCCACGCCCTGATGAATTTACTTATACAACTTTGATAAATGCTTATTGTGTAGAAGGGGACTTACACAAGGCACTTCATTTGCACGATGAGATGATACAAAAGGGCTTTCTACCTGATGCTGTTAGCTACAGCGTGCTTATTAATGGACTTAACAAGCAGGCTCGGACAAGGGAAGCAAAAAGGCTTCTGCTCAAGTTGTTCTATGAGGAGTCTGTCCCAAATGATGTCACATATGATACTCTGATAGAGAACTGTAGTAACATTGAATTTAAGGGTGTGGTAGGTCTTGTTAAGGGATTTTGTACGAAGGGTATGATGAATGAAGCAGATCAAGTTTTTCAGTCAATGCTTCAGAAGAACCATAAGCCTGACGAAGCAGTTTATAATGTTATTATACATGGGCATTCTAGAAGTGGAAATGTTCAGAAGGCATATAATCTGTACAAGGAAATGTTGAATTCTGGTTTTGTTCCTCATACTGTGACTGTTATTGCTCTGGTTAAAGCGCTTTTCATGCAAGGAATGAATGAGGAGTTGAGTCAGGTCATAGTGAACATATTGAGAAGTTGTAGGCTCACTGATGCTGAACTTGCGAAAGTACTTGTTGAAATTAACCTTAAAGAAGGGAACATGGATGCAGTATTTAATGTGCTTACTGAGATGGCTAAGGATGGCCTCCTTCCAAATGGTGGGAGAACCGCTTATGCTGGGGGTTGA
- the LOC133882211 gene encoding protein ALP1-like: MDQSFLLMLSNLLHLQNSLDPTTSFLSSTLSSSSSSSATAATTAPATSPGSSGSPTSLLSTSSSAAPLLFFTIASVLSFLASSRPKNPSPSSPNRSSPRPPARPQSSSAADFSVSAFRALSTEHIWSLEAPLRDAQWRSLYGLSYPVFTTVVEKLKPHIAQSNLSLPSDYAVAMVLSRLAHGFSAKTLAARYSLEPYLISKITNMVTRLLATKLYPEFIKIPVSRRRLVETTQAFEELTSLPNMCGAIDGSPIKLHSLPSDPNLGAKYKCRYGYPSVQLQVVADHKKIFWDVCVKAPGATDDPTHFRDSLLYKRLASGDVVWDKVINVRGHNVRPYIVGDWCYPLMSFLLTPFSPNGMGTPAQNLFDGMLMKGRSVVVEAIGLLKGRWKILQDLNVGLNHAPQMIVACCVLHNLCQIAREPEPEQEPWKEPDESGSPPRVLDSEKSFYYHGESLRQALADDLHQRLSSR; this comes from the coding sequence ATGGATCAGTCATTCTTGTTGATGCTATCGAATCTACTGCATCTCCAGAACTCCCTGGACCCAACCACCTCCTTCCTCTCCTCCACGctctcctcctcttcctcctcctccgccACCGCCGCCACCACCGCCCCTGCCACCTCCCCCGGATCCTCCGGCTCCCCGACCTCGCTGCTCTCGACCTCCTCCTCCGCCGCGCCTCTCCTCTTCTTCACCATCGCCTCCGTGCTCTCCTTCCTCGCCTCGTCTCGCCCTAAAAACCCTTCACCCTCCTCTCCCAATCGCTCTTCCCCTCGTCCTCCTGCTAGGCCCCAGTCATCCTCCGCTGCAGATTTCTCCGTCTCGGCGTTTAGGGCTCTCTCCACGGAGCACATCTGGTCTCTCGAGGCGCCGCTCCGCGACGCCCAGTGGCGGTCTCTCTATGGGCTCTCCTACCCGGTCTTCACCACCGTCGTGGAAAAGCTCAAGCCCCATATTGCACAatccaatctctctctcccttctgATTATGCCGTGGCCATGGTCCTCTCCCGCCTCGCCCATGGTTTCTCTGCAAAAACCCTCGCTGCCCGCTACTCGCTCGAGCCTTATCTCATCTCCAAGATCACCAACATGGTCACCCGCCTCTTGGCCACCAAGCTTTACCCAGAATTCATCAAGATCCCTGTTAGTCGTAGACGGTTAGTCGAGACCACGCAGGCTTTCGAAGAGCTTACCTCGCTTCCCAACATGTGTGGAGCCATCGATGGGAGCCCCATCAAGCTCCATAGCCTCCCCAGCGACCCCAATTTGGGTGCAAAGTACAAATGCCGATATGGGTATCCCTCGGTTCAGCTTCAGGTTGTGGCTGATCACAAGAAAATCTTCTGGGATGTGTGCGTCAAGGCGCCCGGTGCGACCGATGACCCGACGCATTTCAGGGATAGTCTTTTGTATAAAAGGCTTGCTTCCGGGGACGTTGTGTGGGATAAGGTTATCAATGTAAGGGGTCACAATGTTCGGCCGTATATCGTTGGGGACTGGTGCTATCCGTTGATGTCATTTTTGCTCACGCCCTTCTCGCCAAATGGAATGGGCACGCCCGCTCAGAACTTGTTTGACGGAATGCTCATGAAGGGGCGGTCCGTGGTGGTCGAAGCAATTGGGCTGCTTAAGGGCAGGTGGAAGATTCTTCAGGatttgaacgttggacttaatCATGCACCGCAGATGATTGTTGCTTGTTGTGTGTTGCATAATTTGTGTCAGATTGCGAGGGAGCCCGAGCCGGAGCAGGAGCCTTGGAAGGAGCCGGACGAGAGCGGGTCTCCGCCGAGGGTGCTTGACAGTGAGAAGTCATTTTACTATCACGGGGAGAGCTTGAGGCAGGCATTGGCTGATGATTTGCACCAAAGGCTTTCTTCAAGATAG
- the LOC133882923 gene encoding zinc finger protein ZOP1 translates to MTEYWVSQGNKWCDFCKIYISNNPSSIRNHDLGQRHKDNVAKRLDSMRKEGVAKEKAQKEAAQAIEQIEAKAKRSYQKDIANFQEARESHAQALNAQDEEWEFDSTSGYYYNQSNDFYYDPNSGFYYSDAIGKWVTQEEAYATPQLSSNSKHRVPTSKKPPAASVAGSITENKGAAKVQNGPAPGPVVSASLNPMRSVKGAPSSLAVGKRKRQDMKPKAISKEEAAALKAREAAKKRVEDREKPLLGLYKPL, encoded by the exons ATGACTGAG TATTGGGTTAGCCAGGGCAACAAATGGTGCGACTTCTGCAAAATCTACATATCAAACAATCCATCCAGCATTAGAAATCATGATCTTGGTCAACGTCACAAGGATAATGTTGCCAAGAGGCTTGATTCTATGCGAAAAGAGGGCGTTGCAAAGGAAAAGGCCCAAAAAGAAGCAGCCCAAGCCATTGAGCAAATCGAAGCC AAAGCAAAACGTAGCTATCAAAAGGATATAGCAAATTTCCAAGAGGCCAGAGAATCTCATGCCCAAGCATTAAATGCTCAAGATGAAG AATGGGAGTTTGATAGCACTTCAGGCTACTATTACAACCAAAGCAATGATTTCTACTATGACCCAAACTCAGGCTTTTACTATTCTGATGCAATAG GCAAGTGGGTGACACAGGAAGAGGCATATGCCACGCCTCAGCTTTCGTCAAATTCTAAACATAGAGTACCCACTTCAAAAAAGCCACCGGCAGCTTCTGTGGCAGGATCCATTACAGAAAATAAAGGTGCTGCTAAAGTTCAAAATGGGCCAGCACCTGGGCCTGTTGTTTCAGCTTCTTTAAACCCCATGAGATCTGTTAAAGGTGCTCCATCATCGCTTGCTGTTGGCAAGAGAAAGAGGCAAGATATGAAGCCGAAGGCTATATCCAAAGAAGAAGCAGCTGCACTTAAAGCAAGGGAGGCTGCAAAAAAGAGAGTTGAAGATAGAGAGAAACCATTGCTTGGTCTCTACAAGCCTCTTTGA